The proteins below come from a single Candidatus Zixiibacteriota bacterium genomic window:
- a CDS encoding tetratricopeptide repeat protein, which yields MKNKSHLYRLITIPGLVLISVWGTGCGSGKAKIIPVIEEQPREISEQDHAAGYNHFTNANLLEMLGAQQEALLEYERALVYLPESQTIRTDYARLLFRLHRLNEALTETLKIEPKDSEIYLLIGDCYRMTDRYKQGVSFYWKAVELDTDNINAHWYLAGYYRHNNILDSAIISYYELARLSDTYRIWHELGILLGQDKRYEEALPAFQKSVELNSDAGNINAYLGLATTYDVLDSITQAEEVLNRAVALDSNNVRIFRQMMAMHINHNDYEKALDDSKKLIALVPSDWVAVRRYGRLLYTMGHLDRADSLFQERIDFGDEHLINYFYLGLIAMERERFNNAEAYFHQAIFLDSSYVDSWLNLAFSYRQRDSLDKSISIYKQSIYQMPNAIDSNRIYFALGSAYEQTDQLHEAVDVFEKILETDPDHAPTLNYLGYMLADAGIRLEYALELIEKALTIFPNNGAYIDSYAWVHYRLGNFQLALSELEKAINLQVEDPVIYEHMGDIYKALKNRDEAERYYKKALELDANSIDIEEKMK from the coding sequence ATGAAAAACAAATCTCATCTATATCGACTAATTACGATTCCGGGCTTGGTATTAATCTCAGTCTGGGGAACGGGCTGCGGCAGTGGCAAAGCGAAAATAATACCTGTAATTGAAGAACAGCCACGGGAGATATCCGAGCAGGATCATGCGGCGGGTTATAATCATTTCACCAACGCCAATTTACTTGAGATGCTCGGCGCCCAGCAAGAGGCTTTGCTCGAATATGAACGAGCTTTGGTGTATTTGCCGGAATCGCAGACTATTCGAACAGATTATGCCCGTTTGTTATTTAGATTACATCGATTGAATGAAGCTTTAACTGAAACATTGAAAATAGAGCCAAAGGATTCGGAAATTTATTTACTGATAGGCGACTGTTACCGAATGACGGATAGGTATAAGCAAGGCGTCTCTTTTTACTGGAAGGCAGTTGAGCTCGACACTGATAATATAAATGCTCACTGGTACCTGGCCGGTTATTATCGTCACAATAATATTCTGGATTCGGCGATTATTTCATATTATGAACTGGCGCGGTTGTCGGATACATATAGAATCTGGCACGAGTTGGGAATATTGCTGGGGCAGGATAAGCGGTATGAAGAAGCCTTACCGGCTTTTCAAAAATCAGTGGAATTAAACAGCGATGCCGGTAATATCAATGCTTATTTGGGTCTGGCGACAACTTATGACGTATTGGATTCAATTACACAGGCTGAAGAAGTACTAAATCGCGCGGTTGCCCTCGATTCAAATAATGTTCGTATTTTTCGGCAAATGATGGCGATGCATATTAATCATAATGATTACGAAAAGGCTCTTGATGATTCAAAAAAGCTAATCGCTTTGGTTCCGTCAGATTGGGTAGCCGTCCGGCGATACGGAAGATTATTATACACGATGGGGCATCTGGATCGCGCGGATTCATTATTCCAGGAACGCATTGATTTTGGCGATGAGCATCTTATAAATTATTTTTATCTGGGACTAATAGCAATGGAGCGGGAGCGATTCAATAATGCTGAAGCGTATTTTCATCAGGCCATATTTCTCGACAGCTCTTATGTGGATAGCTGGTTGAATCTTGCATTTTCTTATCGGCAGCGAGATAGTCTTGATAAAAGTATCAGCATTTATAAGCAATCGATATATCAAATGCCGAACGCCATTGACAGTAACCGGATATATTTCGCGCTTGGTTCGGCTTATGAGCAAACGGATCAACTCCATGAGGCGGTGGACGTATTTGAAAAGATATTGGAGACCGATCCGGACCATGCCCCAACTTTGAATTATCTTGGATATATGCTGGCCGATGCCGGGATTAGACTGGAATATGCTCTTGAATTAATAGAAAAAGCCCTGACTATATTTCCCAATAATGGCGCCTATATCGATAGCTATGCCTGGGTTCATTATCGTTTGGGTAATTTTCAGCTGGCCTTGTCAGAGTTGGAAAAAGCCATAAATTTGCAGGTTGAGGATCCCGTTATATATGAACATATGGGTGACATCTATAAAGCGTTAAAAAATAGAGACGAAGCCGAAAGGTATTATAAAAAAGCTCTTGAATTAGACGCAAACAGTATTGATATTGAGGAGAAGATGAAATAG
- a CDS encoding Ig-like domain-containing protein, which produces MKSKLTILFSILFIIGCAKSIAPPGGPVDRIPPEIILSIPESRSINVPLDSRVTIEFSEKINSQTVLKSVFITPRMIPEPEIKVSGNKITIIPRDSLQLNTTYLITLGTDIKDAHNVNLAQSFGLAFSTGDAIDSGSVSGKVYREGKPTPGINIGMFREIPEDKSSPIDSLTPDYITQSGRDGEYSFNFIPPQNYQIVAFDDRNKNRRINPDREWFGIPYQQIILDEINCNLSGIDIQIHASQDKYFSLRSVTLNQDNLLKLRFSRSLTEKEIELLFSDLSIMSGADNVEVKAYINLVPYPCPDFVLLPDSLADGEEYNLKLDRKVLDAEIHDTLRYVDFSFVSVLKEDVASPTILKSIPYAGEQNVYPGDDIIFMFSEPIEIDPAETTALLIASETDSQVVNLTPVNAFVYQYSSIPNLDFGKEYILRLIGEYIKDRSENSLSDSAVDVKFHTIGLDTLGQISGEIQYNDGALAGYPVVLTFKNTDSRKADSLFLGRGEMDYSKELLPGYYTISGFVDRNSNNVYDMGTIVPYIFSEPFTIHPDTIRVRSRFNSSGVVIEF; this is translated from the coding sequence TTGAAAAGTAAACTTACAATTCTGTTCTCCATTTTATTTATTATAGGATGCGCCAAATCAATCGCTCCTCCCGGCGGCCCCGTTGACCGTATCCCGCCTGAAATAATATTATCGATACCCGAATCTCGTTCCATAAACGTTCCTCTCGATTCACGGGTAACAATTGAGTTCTCGGAAAAGATAAATTCGCAAACTGTTTTGAAGTCGGTTTTTATAACGCCGCGAATGATACCTGAGCCGGAGATCAAAGTAAGCGGCAATAAGATTACAATCATTCCCAGGGATTCGTTACAACTGAATACGACCTATTTGATTACGTTGGGTACGGATATTAAAGACGCACATAATGTCAATTTGGCCCAATCGTTTGGATTGGCTTTTTCGACGGGTGACGCGATCGATTCCGGATCTGTTTCGGGCAAGGTTTACCGAGAAGGAAAACCGACCCCGGGAATAAATATCGGTATGTTTCGCGAAATACCCGAAGACAAATCTTCGCCGATTGATTCTTTGACACCCGATTATATTACACAAAGCGGCCGGGATGGAGAATATTCGTTTAACTTTATTCCTCCGCAAAATTATCAAATAGTAGCGTTTGATGATCGAAACAAAAATCGGCGCATAAATCCCGACCGTGAATGGTTTGGAATACCGTATCAGCAAATTATTCTCGACGAGATCAATTGCAATTTAAGCGGAATTGATATTCAAATCCATGCTTCTCAAGACAAGTATTTTTCGCTCCGCTCGGTAACGTTAAATCAGGATAATTTATTAAAACTTCGATTTTCCAGGTCTTTAACGGAGAAAGAAATTGAGCTTTTATTTTCCGATCTTTCAATAATGTCGGGTGCGGATAATGTCGAGGTTAAGGCTTATATTAATCTTGTGCCATATCCCTGCCCGGATTTTGTGTTGCTGCCTGATTCATTAGCGGATGGAGAAGAATATAATCTAAAGCTGGATAGAAAGGTTTTGGACGCAGAGATACATGACACATTAAGATATGTTGATTTTAGTTTTGTATCGGTTCTCAAGGAAGACGTCGCGTCTCCGACTATTTTGAAATCGATACCTTATGCCGGTGAGCAAAATGTTTATCCGGGAGATGATATTATCTTTATGTTTTCCGAGCCAATTGAGATAGATCCTGCAGAGACTACTGCCTTGTTAATCGCCTCGGAAACAGATTCGCAGGTTGTTAATCTAACGCCTGTAAATGCATTTGTGTATCAATATTCATCTATTCCCAATTTGGATTTCGGAAAAGAATACATTTTGCGACTGATTGGTGAATATATAAAGGATCGCAGTGAAAATTCACTATCCGATTCGGCAGTTGATGTAAAATTCCATACAATAGGACTGGATACTCTGGGGCAAATTTCCGGAGAGATTCAATATAATGACGGTGCACTGGCCGGATATCCCGTAGTCTTGACGTTTAAAAATACAGACAGCAGGAAGGCGGATAGCTTGTTTTTGGGGCGCGGAGAAATGGATTATTCAAAGGAATTGCTTCCGGGATATTATACGATTTCCGGATTTGTTGATCGGAATTCAAATAACGTGTATGATATGGGTACGATAGTCCCGTATATATTTTCCGAACCGTTTACAATTCACCCCGATACGATCAGAGTACGTTCCCGATTTAATTCTTCCGGGGTCGTGATAGAGTTTTAG
- a CDS encoding mechanosensitive ion channel domain-containing protein encodes MLEQYGIPLWAEKLIMSGGILVGTIFAAYVVRIILRFVAHRFARKTASKLDDLIIEAVSKPVFNLIIVGGLDFEIKYLHESFEFISEGTYKLLHGIAFAFAMVLIGWLTIRFSESITTWYAKNIAARTETKFDDEFIPIFSRSLKAIVFVLVLMAVLSHFNIDVKGLVAVLGVSSLAFALAAQDTLANMIAGFILMLDRPFRVGDRVTLADDRILDVYEIGLRSTKFLTRDNTLVIIPNAEISKMTIDNLSYPAPQVRVRIEVGVAYGSDIDRVKELLLEAAHSHPDVIKEPKPFVQFINFGESSLDFRLNVYVADYSIQRPTGHAVRELVYKIFGKENIEIPFPQRVVYLYEQDKEKEKKD; translated from the coding sequence ATGCTCGAACAATATGGTATTCCATTGTGGGCTGAAAAATTAATAATGTCCGGCGGCATTCTCGTCGGGACGATTTTTGCGGCGTATGTTGTCCGTATTATTCTTCGTTTTGTCGCTCATCGTTTTGCGCGTAAAACCGCAAGTAAACTCGATGATTTGATCATTGAGGCGGTATCCAAACCAGTTTTCAATCTAATCATTGTCGGGGGGCTTGATTTTGAAATAAAATATCTGCATGAGTCTTTTGAATTTATATCCGAGGGGACTTATAAATTATTGCATGGAATCGCTTTCGCGTTCGCGATGGTTCTTATAGGTTGGTTAACAATCAGGTTCTCTGAATCGATAACGACCTGGTATGCCAAAAATATCGCGGCCAGGACTGAGACTAAATTTGATGATGAATTTATTCCGATATTTTCACGGAGCTTGAAAGCGATTGTATTTGTATTGGTGCTCATGGCGGTTTTATCACATTTCAATATCGATGTTAAGGGACTCGTGGCGGTATTGGGGGTATCTTCTCTGGCGTTTGCATTGGCCGCCCAGGATACGCTGGCCAATATGATCGCGGGATTTATCCTGATGCTTGATCGGCCGTTTCGAGTAGGGGATCGAGTAACGTTAGCAGACGATCGCATTCTTGATGTTTACGAAATCGGACTGCGCTCGACGAAATTTTTGACCCGTGATAATACATTAGTCATTATTCCCAATGCTGAAATTTCCAAAATGACAATTGATAATTTATCGTACCCGGCGCCTCAAGTTCGGGTTCGAATTGAGGTGGGCGTCGCGTACGGATCGGATATTGATCGCGTAAAAGAATTGCTTCTCGAAGCGGCGCACAGCCATCCGGACGTTATCAAAGAACCGAAACCGTTTGTGCAGTTCATTAATTTCGGTGAATCGTCGCTTGATTTCAGGCTAAATGTTTATGTCGCTGATTATTCAATTCAGCGGCCTACCGGTCATGCGGTGCGAGAGTTAGTATATAAAATATTCGGAAAAGAAAATATCGAGATTCCATTTCCTCAGAGAGTTGTTTATTTATATGAACAGGATAAAGAGAAAGAAAAAAAAGATTAA
- a CDS encoding OmpA family protein codes for MKSKGILMIIPVIGIVALMLLSGCGASKTYVDTAVAEEKARSEATVQDVENKIAENKAALEQLQSLTRQLDSKTDMAINEAKGFENYKVVWEGEIFFDFNSMELTVAAQEIIDQAGDKMIADRKSVMEIAGYTDPTGNAAYNTELGLKRAAAAKYYLVDNYGVNLYRIFTVSHGENKAVQSGDGEVSYAKQRKVKLKLWAK; via the coding sequence ATGAAGTCGAAAGGTATATTGATGATTATTCCCGTTATTGGAATAGTCGCCTTAATGCTTTTATCCGGTTGCGGCGCCTCAAAAACCTATGTTGATACCGCGGTTGCCGAGGAGAAAGCTCGGAGTGAAGCCACCGTACAAGACGTGGAAAATAAAATTGCCGAAAATAAGGCCGCTCTCGAACAATTGCAATCTCTTACCAGACAACTGGACTCTAAAACCGATATGGCCATAAACGAGGCCAAAGGTTTTGAAAACTATAAGGTCGTCTGGGAAGGTGAGATATTCTTTGATTTTAATTCCATGGAATTAACCGTCGCCGCGCAGGAGATAATCGATCAAGCGGGCGACAAAATGATTGCCGATAGAAAATCAGTCATGGAAATCGCCGGCTATACCGACCCCACCGGAAATGCCGCGTATAACACCGAATTGGGTCTTAAGAGAGCCGCCGCCGCCAAGTATTATCTGGTCGATAACTACGGCGTTAATCTCTATCGCATATTCACCGTCAGTCACGGCGAAAACAAAGCGGTCCAGAGCGGTGATGGGGAAGTATCCTATGCCAAACAACGCAAAGTAAAATTAAAACTCTGGGCAAAATAA
- a CDS encoding carbohydrate ABC transporter permease, whose translation MTGKIIKYAFLLLIFFIMIFPLMRMFALSVLTPSGQLSISNFQYIFASNNFGLYLFNSLLVAIVVTFGNIIFCFMCGYVLARRKILGSKFWLYTVLIVLMVPIHIVIIPIYILMNKLGLYDSYWALILPWLVNPIGIFLVRQYVSTLPISLEEAARIDGAGELRILFKIVMPLCRPALAILAIQVFMTNWNSFLFPFILTSSEQYRTLPVALALLLGYQSIDWYQLMAGSVVAVVPIMAVFFVFQRQIISGITEGAFKQ comes from the coding sequence ATGACGGGGAAAATTATAAAATACGCTTTTCTACTGCTGATATTTTTTATCATGATATTTCCCCTGATGCGCATGTTTGCTTTGAGCGTATTGACTCCGTCCGGGCAACTGAGCATTTCAAATTTTCAATATATCTTTGCCTCAAATAATTTCGGACTCTATTTATTCAACTCTCTTTTGGTGGCGATAGTGGTCACTTTCGGCAACATTATTTTTTGTTTCATGTGTGGTTATGTTCTGGCGCGCAGAAAAATCCTGGGCTCCAAATTCTGGCTCTATACTGTCCTTATTGTTCTTATGGTTCCGATTCATATCGTTATAATTCCAATCTATATTTTGATGAATAAACTGGGATTATATGACAGCTACTGGGCCTTGATTTTGCCCTGGCTGGTAAATCCGATCGGGATATTTTTAGTCAGGCAATACGTTTCGACTCTTCCCATATCGTTAGAGGAAGCGGCTCGCATCGATGGTGCCGGCGAACTCAGGATACTTTTCAAAATTGTGATGCCTCTTTGCCGCCCGGCTCTGGCCATTCTCGCCATACAGGTATTCATGACCAATTGGAATAGTTTTCTTTTCCCTTTCATACTCACCTCATCTGAACAGTATCGAACTCTTCCCGTTGCCCTGGCTCTACTTCTTGGCTATCAATCGATAGATTGGTATCAACTTATGGCCGGGTCGGTTGTCGCGGTCGTTCCCATTATGGCTGTGTTTTTTGTCTTTCAAAGACAAATTATCTCCGGAATTACCGAAGGCGCCTTCAAGCAATAA
- a CDS encoding sugar ABC transporter permease — translation MKSNRGINGWLLFSPWILTFLIFWMFPLVYSFVISLTDYRLLDPTINWIGFSNYQKLFSDPDFILSLKNSFIFAIGTIPFTTIISLGLALLLNNQFRGRTFFRASYFMPSITSMVVIALIFSNLYARGGYIHLLAQLIGLNPPVNGFLLSQKTALASIMAMDIWMASGYYMLLFLGGLQTIPTELYEAARLSGASRWQQFRHITLPMLKPVTLFIIVINSIKSFQVFIEIFVMTKGGPLNSTFTGVYFVYETGLRQFNFGYASAAAYILFAIIGIVSIIQFKALQTKWQA, via the coding sequence ATGAAATCAAATCGCGGCATAAATGGCTGGCTGCTTTTCTCACCCTGGATACTGACCTTTCTTATTTTCTGGATGTTTCCCTTAGTCTATTCATTTGTCATAAGTCTGACCGATTATCGCCTGCTTGACCCCACGATAAATTGGATTGGATTTTCCAATTATCAAAAGCTTTTCAGCGACCCTGATTTTATTCTTTCGCTTAAAAACAGTTTTATCTTTGCCATTGGAACGATTCCCTTCACGACAATAATTTCCCTGGGACTGGCTCTCCTTTTGAATAATCAATTTCGCGGACGTACATTTTTCAGAGCTTCCTATTTTATGCCGTCGATTACATCGATGGTCGTTATTGCCCTTATCTTTTCGAATCTCTATGCCCGCGGGGGATATATCCATCTGCTTGCTCAACTCATTGGATTAAATCCGCCGGTTAATGGATTCCTTTTGTCGCAAAAAACGGCTCTGGCGTCGATTATGGCGATGGATATCTGGATGGCATCCGGTTATTATATGCTTCTTTTCCTGGGAGGATTACAAACCATCCCCACCGAATTATACGAAGCGGCCCGCCTGTCGGGAGCTTCGCGCTGGCAGCAGTTCCGGCACATAACCCTGCCCATGCTAAAACCGGTCACTCTTTTCATTATTGTCATCAACAGCATTAAATCATTTCAGGTTTTCATTGAGATTTTCGTTATGACCAAAGGCGGCCCTCTCAATTCAACTTTTACGGGCGTCTATTTCGTCTATGAAACCGGCCTGCGCCAGTTCAATTTTGGCTATGCCTCAGCCGCCGCCTATATTCTCTTTGCCATCATCGGGATAGTCTCAATCATTCAATTCAAAGCGTTGCAAACGAAATGGCAGGCCTGA
- a CDS encoding extracellular solute-binding protein, producing the protein MACLIISCGEQSSNKTTLTWWHFWTDTNIRPVIEQIAADFESSHPDVNIELVDLTWADGHDKIAIAFSSGTGPDIVELGSDWIPEFSSTGHLYNITQITDSIRDKYLMWEPGIYNQKYYAFPWILGTRVLFINKDLLEQAGFARDYSPANWDELLSASNKINNLSENIFGFGSNSAERHRLYKKFLPFMWSNGGRILSENLDSCLFDSDATLEALNFYKKLCQTGLTDTQRRLEDAFLEGKIGFVISGDWLLKRIAREKPDFAFSTNLIPGPVDTRNSTSFAGGEYLCINSKSAHPELAFEFIKHVCSPENQIEFCIQNKTPTPASVDAAQDSLLLGQPHFEAFIAQIENSRMPPPHPQWVYIEAEIEKAVEAVLYDSKTTEDAMNNAARKIRELIAE; encoded by the coding sequence ATGGCCTGCTTAATTATTTCTTGCGGTGAGCAATCGTCAAACAAGACGACTCTTACCTGGTGGCATTTCTGGACCGATACAAATATTCGTCCAGTCATTGAGCAAATTGCCGCTGACTTCGAATCATCTCATCCGGATGTTAATATCGAACTTGTCGATCTGACATGGGCGGATGGGCATGATAAAATCGCCATTGCCTTTTCATCGGGTACCGGCCCCGATATTGTCGAGCTTGGTTCGGATTGGATCCCGGAATTCTCGTCGACAGGCCATCTATATAATATAACTCAAATAACTGATAGTATTAGAGACAAATATTTGATGTGGGAACCCGGTATTTATAATCAGAAGTATTACGCCTTTCCATGGATATTAGGCACCCGCGTTTTATTTATAAATAAAGATTTGCTGGAACAGGCCGGATTCGCTCGCGATTATTCGCCTGCGAATTGGGACGAATTGCTTTCCGCTTCAAATAAGATAAACAATCTCTCGGAAAATATTTTTGGATTCGGTTCAAATTCTGCCGAACGACATCGGCTCTATAAAAAATTCCTGCCTTTTATGTGGTCAAACGGCGGTCGCATACTTTCAGAAAATCTCGATAGTTGTCTATTTGATTCGGATGCAACTTTGGAAGCTCTTAATTTTTATAAAAAACTCTGTCAAACAGGTTTGACCGATACGCAGAGACGGCTCGAAGACGCCTTTTTAGAAGGCAAGATTGGATTTGTCATATCCGGCGATTGGCTACTCAAAAGAATCGCCCGAGAAAAACCGGACTTCGCCTTTTCAACTAATCTGATACCGGGGCCAGTCGATACCAGAAATTCAACTTCATTTGCAGGTGGTGAATATCTCTGTATTAATTCAAAATCAGCCCATCCGGAACTTGCCTTCGAATTTATCAAACATGTTTGTTCACCGGAGAATCAGATAGAGTTTTGCATACAAAATAAGACTCCTACTCCCGCCTCGGTAGATGCCGCTCAGGATTCCCTGCTTCTCGGCCAGCCCCATTTTGAAGCATTCATTGCCCAGATAGAAAACAGCCGCATGCCTCCCCCCCATCCTCAATGGGTGTATATCGAGGCCGAAATTGAAAAAGCGGTCGAAGCGGTTTTATATGATTCCAAAACAACTGAAGATGCTATGAACAATGCTGCGCGTAAAATCAGGGAATTAATCGCCGAATGA
- a CDS encoding DUF72 domain-containing protein, translating into MNIRIGTSGYSFEDWRGKFYPGQIQKGKMLDHYQAYFDTVEINSTYYRIPHPAIMYNIVKKTKPDFEFIVKANKNLTHQRQDFEKPAVQFLESVRPIADRGQLKGILAQFPWSFKYSRNNLGYLHTCRELMRPHPLYIEFRHDSWLRKETMELLKSDDTHIVSVDGPRLQGLLPPRLITTTDTAYIRLHGRNAKHWWDGGALRYDYLYNENELQEWKEKLENMKSNVQKAFIFFNNCHLGQAVKNAREMMRFLDL; encoded by the coding sequence ATGAATATCAGAATCGGTACGTCAGGATATAGTTTTGAGGATTGGCGGGGGAAATTTTATCCCGGGCAGATACAAAAAGGGAAAATGCTCGATCATTATCAGGCGTATTTTGACACGGTCGAGATCAATTCAACTTATTATCGCATACCGCATCCGGCGATCATGTATAATATCGTTAAAAAAACCAAGCCTGATTTTGAATTTATTGTAAAAGCCAATAAAAACCTTACGCATCAAAGACAGGATTTCGAAAAACCGGCCGTACAGTTTTTGGAATCGGTGCGGCCGATTGCCGACCGGGGGCAGCTTAAAGGCATACTGGCACAGTTTCCCTGGTCTTTTAAGTATTCCCGGAATAACCTTGGATATCTTCATACTTGCCGGGAATTGATGCGACCTCATCCGCTATATATTGAATTTCGTCATGACAGCTGGCTCCGGAAAGAAACAATGGAGTTACTTAAAAGTGATGATACTCATATTGTTTCGGTTGACGGACCGCGATTGCAGGGCTTACTGCCGCCGCGTTTGATAACTACAACCGATACCGCCTATATCCGTCTGCATGGCCGAAACGCGAAGCATTGGTGGGACGGGGGAGCGCTGAGGTATGATTATCTCTACAATGAAAATGAATTGCAGGAATGGAAAGAAAAACTGGAGAATATGAAATCAAACGTTCAAAAAGCATTCATATTCTTCAATAATTGTCATCTGGGTCAGGCGGTGAAAAACGCCCGCGAGATGATGAGATTTCTCGACTTGTAG
- a CDS encoding ATP-binding cassette domain-containing protein encodes MNDYLQIKEITKRYGEKIAVDRLNLSVPSGCIYGIIGPNGAGKTTTIRMIMNIIIPDSGEIFINGQAASGKSQDRIGYLPEERGLYKKMTLREIVLYLGQLKNVHRKDILNNMDAWFERMNLLDYKDKNIEELSKGMQQKLQFITTLIHEPELIILDELFSGLDPLNIELIKNILLELKKDGRTILFSTHVMEQAEKLCDYICMINAGQKVLDGSINEIKRSYGKNNIHLDIEGDGGFLENLEGIEKITKFNKYFELNLKSNADSNKILKSISDRATVNRFEKVEPSLYNIFIDKAGHVKLSETESSSEGRIGHE; translated from the coding sequence ATGAATGATTATTTGCAAATAAAAGAGATAACGAAGCGTTACGGCGAAAAAATCGCCGTTGACAGGCTTAATCTTTCGGTCCCGAGCGGATGTATTTATGGAATAATCGGTCCCAATGGAGCTGGAAAAACGACCACGATTCGCATGATAATGAATATAATTATTCCGGATTCGGGGGAGATATTTATTAATGGCCAGGCAGCCAGTGGAAAGAGTCAAGACAGAATTGGGTATTTGCCTGAAGAACGCGGTTTATATAAAAAGATGACACTGCGTGAAATTGTATTATACCTGGGGCAGTTGAAAAACGTTCATCGAAAAGATATTCTAAATAACATGGACGCCTGGTTCGAGCGGATGAATCTTCTGGATTATAAGGATAAAAATATCGAAGAATTATCCAAGGGGATGCAGCAGAAACTGCAATTTATTACAACATTGATTCATGAACCGGAACTGATTATCCTCGATGAGTTATTTTCAGGCCTGGACCCGCTCAATATCGAACTTATAAAAAACATTTTGCTGGAATTGAAAAAGGATGGGCGAACCATTCTGTTTTCAACTCATGTCATGGAACAGGCTGAAAAGTTGTGCGACTATATATGTATGATAAACGCCGGCCAAAAGGTTCTGGATGGCTCCATAAATGAAATCAAAAGAAGCTATGGCAAAAACAACATTCATCTTGATATTGAAGGCGATGGCGGATTTCTTGAAAATTTGGAGGGCATCGAGAAGATAACAAAATTCAATAAATATTTTGAACTTAATCTCAAGTCTAACGCTGATAGCAATAAAATATTGAAAAGCATATCCGATCGGGCGACTGTGAATCGTTTTGAAAAGGTTGAACCTTCACTTTACAATATTTTCATAGATAAAGCAGGACATGTAAAATTGTCTGAAACTGAATCATCCTCCGAAGGACGTATTGGGCATGAGTAA